The Deltaproteobacteria bacterium genome window below encodes:
- a CDS encoding cell surface protein encodes MKLRSILVACSSALAACDPAAAEPPQPVPGEPPVRAACVEDRGDAFVDCIDTFEPSAPASFGHDAMPAIVLGPPRADGDGDGGMDVASLGCGGRITLGFAGDAIVDHGGDDFIVFENAFATAQGSFAEPAAVLVSDDGERWYAFECAASPGDDADGCAGVTPTEARSAAAAVDPARAGGDAFDLAALGLARARYVRLVDRTREYYGDDSWCGGSAAGFDLDAVAVVPR; translated from the coding sequence ATGAAGCTGCGCTCGATCCTCGTCGCGTGTTCGTCGGCCCTCGCGGCCTGTGATCCGGCCGCCGCCGAGCCGCCGCAGCCGGTGCCCGGCGAGCCGCCCGTGCGCGCTGCGTGCGTCGAGGATCGCGGCGATGCGTTCGTCGACTGCATCGACACCTTCGAGCCTTCCGCGCCCGCCAGCTTCGGCCACGACGCCATGCCGGCGATCGTGCTCGGTCCGCCGAGGGCCGACGGCGACGGCGACGGCGGCATGGACGTGGCCTCGCTCGGCTGCGGCGGTCGCATCACCCTGGGCTTCGCGGGCGACGCGATCGTCGATCACGGCGGCGACGACTTCATCGTCTTCGAGAACGCCTTCGCGACCGCCCAGGGTAGCTTCGCCGAGCCGGCTGCGGTGCTGGTGAGCGACGACGGCGAGCGCTGGTACGCGTTCGAGTGCGCAGCATCGCCGGGCGACGACGCCGACGGCTGCGCCGGCGTGACGCCGACCGAGGCGCGCTCGGCCGCAGCCGCCGTCGACCCCGCGCGGGCCGGGGGTGACGCCTTCGATCTCGCCGCGCTGGGGCTGGCGCGCGCCCGCTACGTGCGGCTGGTCGATCGCACGCGCGAGTACTACGGCGACGACAGCTGGTGCGGCGGCTCGGCCGCTGGCTTCGATCTCGACGCCGTCGCCGTGGTGCCGCGATGA
- a CDS encoding TonB-dependent receptor gives MRAKPSRRSAPRQPGFVTVIATDDAAGGSHRDGLAELLSAAPATHVRSLGGLGQFASVSIRGSAPAQVAMFLDGVPIGSSMAGLVDLADLPVDGLSRIEVHRGHVPIAFGAAAIGGAIDLVSTPDARDHDDDGHARIEAGLGSWWTRQLATELRARTGRTHWAVRAAYGGSTGAFGFYDDRGTRASSDDGITRRTGNAYDRVLAQLRLLARAGAWRIATHQLVVAKRGGVPGPGSAQARAAANDQLWSRTTVRARHDGIGRPGARLEWLLGLGLEARRFRDPLAELGVGRDDQRSVALDLYLSPRLRLPLWRDAYVTLMTDARIEAIAIDQRVERPDGSPTGDATRRRAAVGAGVELEQFAWGDRLQVVPALRVDAIASAFAVRRGQGEQDDAGRNGATAAASPRVGVRLSPWRWLALRGSAGRYFRAPSLVELFGDRGFFVGNEGLAPERGWVVDGGVTLEHEGDAGAVQGHVAGFWTRTRDLIQWIAAGTIARPENLAGARVRGLESSLAWQSPGEHWSVAINYTLLDSEDRSGAPGRDGRALPGRPRHDLFARSGFGWRFSPRGVELAPRFDYTVELVAKTQLDPSGRYVLPPRALQSLGVRLQIDRRVTIGVELRNLLDARTQTVVVPVGDRRPQPVAIADFIGYPLPGRSVWATLRIDLPHPLTRRRRSPA, from the coding sequence GCAGCCGGGCTTCGTCACCGTCATCGCGACCGATGATGCCGCGGGCGGCAGCCACCGCGATGGTCTGGCCGAGCTGCTGTCGGCGGCGCCGGCGACCCACGTGCGATCGCTGGGCGGCCTGGGCCAGTTCGCGTCGGTGTCGATCCGCGGCAGTGCGCCCGCGCAGGTGGCGATGTTCCTCGACGGGGTGCCGATCGGCAGCAGCATGGCCGGCCTGGTCGACCTCGCAGATCTGCCGGTCGACGGGTTGTCGCGCATCGAGGTGCACCGCGGCCACGTGCCGATCGCCTTCGGCGCCGCGGCGATCGGCGGCGCAATCGATCTCGTGAGCACCCCGGACGCGCGCGACCACGACGATGATGGCCACGCGCGCATCGAGGCCGGGCTGGGCTCGTGGTGGACCCGCCAGCTCGCGACCGAGCTTCGCGCCCGCACCGGGCGCACGCACTGGGCGGTGCGGGCCGCCTATGGCGGCAGCACCGGCGCCTTCGGCTTCTATGATGATCGCGGCACGCGGGCCAGCAGCGACGACGGCATCACGCGACGCACCGGCAACGCCTACGATCGTGTGCTCGCACAGCTACGCCTGCTGGCGCGCGCCGGCGCGTGGCGCATCGCGACGCACCAGCTGGTCGTGGCGAAGCGAGGCGGTGTGCCAGGGCCCGGGAGCGCGCAGGCCCGCGCGGCCGCCAACGATCAGCTGTGGTCACGCACCACCGTGCGCGCGCGACACGACGGCATCGGCCGCCCGGGCGCGCGTCTCGAGTGGCTGCTGGGCCTCGGGCTCGAGGCCCGCCGCTTCCGCGATCCGCTCGCCGAACTCGGCGTCGGACGTGACGATCAACGCAGCGTCGCGCTCGATCTCTACCTCTCGCCGCGACTGCGCCTGCCGCTGTGGCGCGACGCCTACGTCACGCTGATGACCGATGCGCGCATCGAGGCCATCGCAATCGATCAGCGCGTCGAGCGGCCCGATGGCTCTCCGACCGGCGACGCGACCCGCCGACGCGCAGCAGTCGGCGCCGGCGTGGAGCTCGAGCAGTTCGCGTGGGGCGATCGCCTGCAGGTGGTCCCGGCCCTGCGTGTCGACGCCATCGCGAGCGCGTTCGCGGTGCGACGCGGCCAGGGCGAGCAGGACGACGCCGGCCGCAACGGCGCCACCGCGGCGGCCTCACCCCGGGTCGGCGTGCGGCTGTCGCCGTGGCGATGGCTGGCGCTGCGCGGCAGCGCCGGGCGCTACTTCCGTGCGCCGTCGCTGGTCGAGCTGTTCGGTGACCGCGGCTTCTTCGTCGGCAACGAGGGCCTCGCACCCGAGCGCGGCTGGGTCGTCGACGGTGGCGTCACGCTCGAGCACGAGGGGGACGCCGGCGCGGTGCAGGGCCACGTCGCCGGCTTCTGGACCCGCACCCGCGACCTCATCCAGTGGATCGCGGCCGGCACCATCGCGCGCCCGGAGAACCTCGCTGGCGCGCGGGTGCGCGGCCTCGAGAGCTCGCTGGCCTGGCAGTCACCGGGTGAGCACTGGAGCGTGGCGATCAACTACACGCTGCTCGACAGCGAGGATCGCAGCGGCGCACCCGGTCGCGACGGCCGGGCGTTGCCGGGCCGGCCCCGCCACGATCTGTTCGCACGCAGCGGATTCGGCTGGCGCTTCTCGCCGCGCGGCGTCGAGCTCGCGCCGCGGTTCGACTACACCGTCGAGCTCGTCGCCAAGACCCAGCTCGACCCCAGCGGGCGGTACGTGCTGCCCCCGCGGGCGCTGCAGTCCCTCGGCGTGCGGCTGCAGATCGATCGACGCGTGACGATCGGCGTGGAGCTGCGCAACCTGCTCGACGCGCGCACGCAGACCGTGGTGGTACCGGTCGGCGATCGGCGGCCACAGCCGGTCGCGATCGCCGACTTCATCGGCTACCCCCTGCCCGGCCGCAGCGTGTGGGCCACGCTGCGGATCGATCTCCCCCATCCGCTGACCCGACGTCGCAGGAGCCCCGCATGA